The DNA sequence CAAAAGGGGGATGCCTGGCTGGGAATTCAGGGAGATAATTCTGTTATCATGCTTTTGATGGGAATTTTCGCATGGATTGTGATAGCTGCTTTGGTGTGTCTATATCGTTGTAATGTCAAAGATGCTTATCATATGCAGAAACTTGAACAGCAGGGAAGACCTTTGCCAACATTTCGGCAGGAACTTTCCAGTTTGTTAGATAAAAAGTTTTATGCGACAGTATTGGTACTTCCTGTGGTTGGGGTATGTATTTTTAATATACTTCCCATCATCTTTATGATTTTAATTGCTTTTACCAACTACGGCGGAGATATCGTTCCCCCTGAACTGGTGGACTGGGTGGGAGTTCAGAACTTTTCAAAACTGCTGACATTGTCACAATTTGCTCCTACCTTTTTCAAGATTCTGGGTTGGAATTTACTGTGGGCAGTATTGTCTACAACGCTAAACTATTTTGCAGGATTAGGATTGGCGTTGTTATTGGATAAAAAATGTGTGAAAGGAAAAGCATTCTGGCGGGCATTTCCGGTGCTTGCTTATGCGATTCCGGGATTTATTACCTTGCTTGCATTTAAGTTTATGTTCTCTTATGGAGGTCCAATCAATCAGTTGATTACGGCAAGCGGAGGAACAGCGATTGGTTTCTTGGATTTGGATGCAAAATGGTCCGCAAGAATTATCGGACTTCTGGTGAACTGCTGGATTAGCGTTCCGTCCATTATGCTTCTTGCAACAGGAATTTTGTCGAATCGTGATGAATCGTTATATGAGGCGGCAAGAATTGACGGAGCAAGCAAATGGAAACAATTTCAGAAGCTGACACTTCCTTTTGTATTGTTTTCCACTATGCCGGTATTAATCGGTCAGTTTACCGGAAATTTCAATAACTTTGGAATTTTCTACTTCTTAAGAGGTGGATTGTATCTGGATGGATATTTCCTTGCCAGTGACACGGATTTGTTGATTAACTGGTTGTATAACTTGTCCATTGATAATAATTATTATTGTATCGGTGCGGCAATTAGTTTAGTGATTTTCATTATTACATCCATAATTTCATTAATTGTTTATGTGAAATCACCATCCTATCGAGAGGAGGATACTTTCCAATGAGAAAAAAAAGAAGTACCGGAAAAGTGGTGGACACTACCATTACCTATATACTGTTAATCGTAGTGGCATTTATATTCTTTTTTCCTTGCCTGTGGCTGATATTGGCATCCTTTTCAAAGTCAGGAACCATTTATTCCTTTGAAGGATTTTTTCCAAAGGAATACAGCTTGGCAAGCTTTCAAAAATTATTTACAGATACATCAATGTATAATTATCCGCAGTGGTTTTTCAATACATTGTTTGTTGCAGCCGGAAGCTGTATTTTAGGAACATTTTTAACTATCTTGACAGCTTATACCATGTCAAGATTTGAGTTTAGAGCAAGAAAGCCTATCATGAAAACAACCATGGTGCTTGGCATGTTTCCATCCTTTATGGGAATGATTGCAGTTTATCTTCTGATGACACAGTTTAATCTGATCAATCATCTTTGGGGATTGATTCTAATCTATAGTGCTGGAGCACCGATGGGATATCTGACACAGAAAGGATTTTTTGATACGATTCCCAAAGCCGTAGATGAGGCGGCAAGGATTGATGGAGCTACGAATTTTCAAGTATTTACCAAAATCAATTTGCCGTTG is a window from the Roseburia sp. 499 genome containing:
- a CDS encoding carbohydrate ABC transporter permease: MKEIIKNSNGKTKLSMIIMGAGQLAYGRIGKGLLFLLSEVSILYYFISRGIEDLKGFFTLGEQKGDAWLGIQGDNSVIMLLMGIFAWIVIAALVCLYRCNVKDAYHMQKLEQQGRPLPTFRQELSSLLDKKFYATVLVLPVVGVCIFNILPIIFMILIAFTNYGGDIVPPELVDWVGVQNFSKLLTLSQFAPTFFKILGWNLLWAVLSTTLNYFAGLGLALLLDKKCVKGKAFWRAFPVLAYAIPGFITLLAFKFMFSYGGPINQLITASGGTAIGFLDLDAKWSARIIGLLVNCWISVPSIMLLATGILSNRDESLYEAARIDGASKWKQFQKLTLPFVLFSTMPVLIGQFTGNFNNFGIFYFLRGGLYLDGYFLASDTDLLINWLYNLSIDNNYYCIGAAISLVIFIITSIISLIVYVKSPSYREEDTFQ
- a CDS encoding sugar ABC transporter permease, yielding MRKKRSTGKVVDTTITYILLIVVAFIFFFPCLWLILASFSKSGTIYSFEGFFPKEYSLASFQKLFTDTSMYNYPQWFFNTLFVAAGSCILGTFLTILTAYTMSRFEFRARKPIMKTTMVLGMFPSFMGMIAVYLLMTQFNLINHLWGLILIYSAGAPMGYLTQKGFFDTIPKAVDEAARIDGATNFQVFTKINLPLSKPIIVYTALTSFTWPWSDFILPKLLLKEKNLYTVAVGLMSLDETEFARFAAGSVFIAVPIVLLYFCLVKNMVNGMAAGAVKG